One window of Nocardia sp. NBC_00508 genomic DNA carries:
- a CDS encoding ribonuclease J, translating into MSEPLARRSRRSASRPAGAPAPAAPVERTTPPASSKAAEPAEAAPAEVTVEAGPIVRAEAAKPAQARPERRAQEAPSRRRGRASSGGRRAEAPAPQPVAIARHDRLGTPPALPENGLRVFALGGIGEIGRNMTVFEYGGKLLVVDCGVLFPEDQQPGVDLILPDFRPIEDRMDDVVAVVLTHGHEDHIGAVPFLLRLRQDIPVVGSKFTLALVAAKCREHRQHPKLVEVAEGQHTTHGPFGCEYFAVNHSIPDAIAVAIRTPAGVVLHTGDIKLDQLPLDGRLTDLAGFSRLGDEGVDLFLVDSTNAEVPGFVTPEREIGGVLDTVIGKASSRVIVASFASHVHRIQQVVDVAQKYGRRVCFIGRSMVRNMQIAQDLGYLTVPDGVVVDLDVAATLPAHRLVLISTGSQGEPLSALSRMARGEHRQINIRADDLVVLASSLIPGNENSVFAVVNGLARLGATVITQQNAKVHVSGHASAGELLYLYNAVRPTNAMPVHGEWRHLRANAALAVATGVPEDRVVLAEDGVVVDLVDGIASVVGRVPVGHVYVDGLSVGDVGESTLSDRLVLGEGGFIAITVAIDETTGKAVSTPEVSGRGFSDDPAALLDAAGLVEAELLRLAGEGVTDTHRIAQSVRRVVGRWVADTYRRRPMIVPTVIGV; encoded by the coding sequence GTGAGCGAGCCCCTGGCCCGTCGTTCCCGTCGCAGCGCATCCCGGCCCGCGGGAGCGCCCGCCCCGGCCGCACCGGTCGAGCGGACGACGCCGCCCGCCTCGTCGAAGGCGGCCGAACCGGCCGAGGCGGCGCCCGCCGAGGTGACGGTGGAGGCCGGACCGATCGTGCGCGCCGAGGCGGCGAAGCCGGCGCAGGCGAGACCGGAGCGCCGGGCGCAGGAGGCGCCGTCCCGGCGTCGCGGACGTGCGTCCTCCGGCGGGCGGCGAGCCGAAGCGCCCGCGCCGCAGCCGGTTGCGATCGCCAGGCACGACCGTCTCGGCACCCCGCCGGCCCTGCCCGAGAACGGGCTACGCGTGTTCGCGCTCGGCGGCATCGGCGAGATCGGCCGCAACATGACCGTTTTCGAGTACGGCGGCAAGCTGCTGGTCGTCGACTGCGGCGTGCTGTTCCCGGAGGACCAGCAGCCCGGCGTCGACCTGATCCTGCCCGACTTCCGTCCTATCGAGGACCGGATGGACGATGTGGTCGCCGTCGTGCTCACCCATGGCCACGAGGACCACATCGGCGCGGTGCCGTTCCTGCTGCGGTTGCGGCAGGACATTCCGGTCGTCGGCTCGAAGTTCACTCTCGCGTTGGTCGCCGCGAAATGCCGGGAGCACCGTCAGCATCCGAAGCTGGTGGAGGTTGCCGAGGGACAGCACACTACGCACGGCCCGTTCGGCTGCGAGTATTTCGCGGTCAATCACTCCATTCCCGACGCGATCGCCGTCGCCATCCGTACGCCCGCCGGCGTCGTCTTGCACACCGGCGATATCAAGCTCGATCAGCTGCCGCTGGACGGACGGCTCACCGACCTGGCCGGATTCTCCCGGCTCGGCGACGAGGGCGTCGACCTGTTCCTGGTGGACTCCACCAACGCGGAGGTCCCCGGATTCGTCACGCCGGAACGTGAGATCGGCGGCGTCCTGGACACGGTGATCGGCAAGGCGAGCAGCCGGGTGATCGTCGCGTCGTTCGCCAGTCACGTGCATCGCATCCAGCAGGTGGTGGACGTGGCCCAGAAGTACGGGCGGCGTGTGTGTTTCATCGGCCGCTCGATGGTCCGCAATATGCAGATCGCGCAGGACCTCGGCTATCTGACGGTCCCGGACGGTGTGGTCGTCGACCTCGATGTCGCCGCGACTCTCCCGGCCCACCGTCTGGTGCTGATCTCGACCGGGTCGCAGGGCGAGCCGCTGTCGGCGCTGTCGCGCATGGCGCGCGGCGAGCACCGGCAGATCAACATTCGCGCCGACGACCTGGTGGTGCTGGCCTCCTCACTCATCCCCGGCAACGAGAACTCCGTATTCGCGGTGGTGAACGGCCTGGCCCGGCTGGGTGCCACGGTGATCACCCAGCAGAACGCCAAGGTGCACGTCTCCGGGCACGCGTCCGCGGGTGAGCTGCTGTACCTGTACAACGCGGTGCGGCCGACCAACGCGATGCCGGTGCACGGCGAGTGGCGCCACCTGCGCGCGAACGCGGCCCTGGCGGTGGCGACCGGCGTCCCCGAAGACCGGGTGGTGCTCGCCGAGGACGGCGTGGTGGTCGATCTGGTCGACGGCATCGCCTCGGTCGTCGGCCGAGTGCCGGTCGGGCATGTGTATGTCGACGGGCTGTCGGTGGGCGATGTCGGCGAGTCGACGCTATCGGACCGGCTGGTGCTCGGCGAGGGCGGTTTCATCGCGATCACCGTCGCGATCGATGAGACCACCGGCAAGGCGGTCAGCACGCCCGAGGTCAGCGGGCGTGGCTTCTCCGACGATCCGGCCGCGCTGCTGGACGCGGCGGGATTGGTGGAGGCCGAACTGCTCCGGCTGGCGGGCGAGGGCGTCACCGACACCCACCGAATCGCGCAGAGCGTGCGGCGGGTGGTCGGGCGCTGGGTGGCGGACACCTATCGGCGTCGTCCGATGATCGTGCCGACGGTTATCGGCGTCTGA
- a CDS encoding DUF4189 domain-containing protein, with protein MKKFATGVAALAAAGTVLAVSAPAANAYTNNYGAIALSTSTGLIGYSYDYPDSASAQRRAVSSCGAADCSTVVWFRNGCGAVAYSSNSGSWSWGYASSRRAAQGQALAHNDSAAYIVHWNCTSNHG; from the coding sequence GTGAAGAAGTTTGCTACCGGTGTGGCCGCCTTGGCGGCGGCGGGTACCGTGCTGGCCGTCAGCGCGCCCGCGGCGAATGCCTACACCAACAACTACGGCGCCATCGCGCTGTCCACCTCCACCGGGTTGATCGGGTACTCCTACGACTACCCGGATTCGGCTTCCGCGCAGCGTCGCGCCGTGAGCTCCTGCGGCGCCGCGGACTGCAGCACGGTGGTCTGGTTCCGCAACGGTTGCGGCGCCGTGGCGTACTCCAGTAACAGCGGCAGCTGGAGCTGGGGGTACGCGTCGTCCCGGCGCGCCGCGCAGGGCCAAGCCCTGGCGCACAACGATTCCGCCGCCTACATCGTGCACTGGAACTGCACGTCCAACCACGGCTGA
- a CDS encoding TIGR03085 family metal-binding protein, producing the protein MTMAQRERQGLVEAMRAVGPDAPTLCAGWTVRDLAAHLVVRERRPDAAPGILLKPLAGHLARVQAKAASRPFPVLLDQVRTGPPWWSPLRPVDAVANLPEMFVHHEDVRRAEPGWRPRELTAADDDKLWSLVCRTAPTSYRRASVTVELATPDGRRTRARSGSGTVVTLTGRPSELLLHAFGRDEVRLETAGPPDAVRAVLGLDRSV; encoded by the coding sequence GTGACTATGGCGCAGCGGGAACGTCAAGGGCTCGTCGAAGCGATGCGGGCCGTAGGACCGGACGCGCCGACGCTCTGTGCCGGGTGGACGGTGCGGGACCTCGCCGCGCACTTGGTGGTTCGCGAGCGGCGGCCCGACGCCGCGCCGGGCATCCTGCTGAAGCCGCTGGCCGGGCATCTGGCCCGGGTACAGGCGAAAGCGGCGAGCCGGCCGTTCCCCGTGCTGCTGGACCAGGTGCGCACCGGTCCGCCCTGGTGGTCGCCGCTGCGGCCGGTGGACGCGGTGGCCAATCTGCCGGAGATGTTCGTCCACCACGAAGACGTGCGCCGCGCCGAACCGGGTTGGCGGCCGCGCGAACTGACCGCCGCCGACGACGACAAACTGTGGTCGCTGGTGTGCAGAACGGCGCCGACGTCCTATCGCAGGGCGTCGGTCACGGTCGAGCTGGCCACGCCGGACGGCAGGCGCACGAGAGCCCGCTCCGGATCCGGCACGGTGGTTACGTTGACCGGTCGGCCATCGGAATTACTGCTGCACGCCTTCGGCCGGGACGAGGTACGGCTGGAGACCGCCGGTCCCCCCGACGCCGTCCGCGCGGTACTCGGCCTGGACCGCTCGGTGTGA
- a CDS encoding DNA translocase FtsK yields MAGKSRSTTTTRARAGSARGRTTARSRAATPRAAAPRASAASRGRTTRARRPVARTSNTAPLAVIGRGISGGWTMLARGLGATTRTLSRAGEIEHGHRRDGIALALIALSAVIAAAVWLSAGGPVGHWVEDVIRAISGSASAALPFVASGIAVVLMRTEPRPEIRPRLVLGGLLIGLPMLGLWHIAAGAPTDAHGRSRAAGFVGFVVGGPLTNGLTAWLSIPILLLAIVFGLLLVTGTTVREVPAELRRYFGTAHGGDEYGEYDGDQRDYDPANYDADGFPLHRSGAERRGRTPAENYPPDEFGDSDAVTEVLGEPPLRDAKSIAGEEPAAKPKPKKRRPAAVVEDQTPPAPKQLEFVTDREVEGDYTLPPLSLLTDGDPPKKRSAANESMIEAITEVLVQFKIDAAVTGFVRGPTVTRYEVELGPGVKVEKITALARNIAYAVATENVRLLAPIPGKSAVGIEVPNADRELVRLADVLKSPSTRTDHHPLVIGLGKNIEGEFVSANLAKMPHLLVAGSTGSGKSSFVNSMLVSLLQRATPDEVRMILIDPKMVELTPYEGIPHLITPIITQPKKAAAALAWLVEEMEQRYQDMQANKVRHIDDFNKKVKSGAITAPLGSERVYRPYPYILAIVDELADLMMTAPRDVEDAIVRITQKARAAGIHLVLATQRPSVDVVTGLIKTNVPSRLAFATSSLTDSRVILDQPGAEKLIGMGDGLFLPMGAGKPTRLQGAFISDEEIHGVVDFAKNQAEPEYQEGVTAAKPGEKKDVDPDIGDDLDVFLQAVELVVTSQFGSTSMLQRKLRVGFAKAGRLMDLMETRGVVGPSEGSKARDVLVKPDELEGLLWSIRGGGESGDPSQPQE; encoded by the coding sequence ATGGCAGGTAAGTCCCGCAGCACCACGACGACTCGGGCGCGGGCGGGATCGGCGCGGGGGAGGACCACGGCACGGTCTCGCGCGGCCACGCCCCGTGCGGCGGCGCCGCGCGCATCCGCGGCGTCCCGAGGACGCACCACCCGGGCCCGGCGTCCGGTGGCCCGCACCTCGAACACCGCGCCGCTCGCGGTGATCGGTCGCGGTATCAGCGGCGGCTGGACCATGCTGGCCCGCGGCCTCGGCGCGACCACCCGCACGTTGAGCCGAGCCGGGGAGATCGAACACGGACATCGGCGCGACGGCATCGCGCTGGCCCTGATCGCGCTCAGCGCCGTGATCGCGGCGGCGGTGTGGTTGTCGGCGGGCGGGCCGGTCGGCCACTGGGTCGAGGACGTCATCCGCGCGATCTCGGGATCGGCCTCGGCCGCATTGCCCTTCGTGGCCTCCGGGATCGCCGTCGTCCTGATGCGGACCGAACCGCGCCCGGAGATCCGGCCGCGGCTGGTGCTGGGCGGCCTGCTGATCGGCCTTCCGATGCTGGGTTTATGGCACATCGCGGCGGGCGCACCCACCGATGCGCACGGCCGTTCCCGCGCTGCCGGTTTCGTGGGCTTCGTGGTGGGCGGGCCGCTGACCAACGGCTTGACCGCCTGGCTCTCGATTCCGATCCTCTTGCTGGCCATCGTCTTCGGCCTACTGCTGGTGACGGGTACGACGGTGCGCGAGGTTCCCGCCGAACTGCGCCGGTACTTCGGCACCGCGCACGGAGGCGACGAATACGGCGAATATGACGGCGACCAGCGGGATTACGATCCGGCCAACTATGACGCCGACGGCTTCCCATTGCACCGCTCCGGCGCCGAACGGCGCGGTCGCACACCTGCCGAGAACTACCCGCCCGACGAGTTCGGCGACTCCGACGCGGTCACCGAGGTGCTCGGCGAGCCGCCGCTGCGGGACGCCAAGTCGATCGCGGGCGAGGAACCCGCGGCGAAGCCGAAGCCGAAGAAGCGGCGTCCGGCCGCGGTAGTCGAGGACCAGACGCCACCGGCGCCGAAGCAGCTGGAATTCGTCACCGATCGCGAAGTCGAGGGCGACTACACGCTGCCGCCGCTGTCGCTGCTCACCGACGGCGACCCGCCCAAGAAGCGCAGCGCCGCCAACGAATCGATGATCGAGGCGATCACCGAGGTCCTGGTGCAGTTCAAGATCGACGCGGCGGTCACCGGCTTCGTGCGCGGTCCGACGGTCACCCGCTATGAGGTCGAACTCGGGCCAGGTGTGAAGGTCGAGAAGATCACCGCGCTGGCCCGCAATATCGCCTACGCCGTCGCGACGGAGAACGTCCGGCTGCTCGCACCGATCCCGGGCAAGTCCGCTGTCGGCATCGAGGTGCCCAACGCCGACCGCGAGTTGGTCCGGCTGGCCGACGTGCTCAAGTCGCCCTCCACTCGCACCGACCACCATCCCCTGGTGATCGGCCTCGGCAAGAACATCGAGGGCGAGTTCGTCTCCGCCAATCTGGCGAAGATGCCGCATCTGCTGGTCGCGGGCTCCACTGGTTCGGGTAAGTCGAGCTTCGTGAACTCGATGCTGGTGTCGCTGCTGCAGCGTGCGACGCCGGACGAGGTCCGGATGATCCTGATCGATCCGAAAATGGTGGAACTGACGCCTTACGAGGGCATTCCGCACCTGATCACGCCCATCATCACGCAGCCGAAGAAGGCCGCGGCCGCGCTGGCCTGGCTGGTCGAGGAGATGGAGCAGCGCTATCAGGATATGCAGGCCAACAAGGTGCGCCACATCGACGACTTCAACAAGAAGGTGAAGTCGGGTGCGATCACGGCGCCGCTGGGCAGCGAGCGGGTATACCGGCCCTACCCGTACATCCTCGCCATCGTCGACGAGCTGGCCGACCTGATGATGACCGCACCGCGCGATGTGGAAGACGCGATCGTCCGCATCACGCAGAAGGCGCGTGCGGCAGGCATTCATCTCGTGCTGGCCACGCAGCGTCCGTCGGTGGACGTGGTGACCGGTCTGATCAAGACCAACGTTCCCTCCAGGCTGGCGTTCGCGACCTCGTCGCTGACCGACTCGCGGGTCATCCTCGACCAGCCCGGCGCCGAGAAGCTGATCGGCATGGGTGACGGGTTGTTCCTGCCGATGGGCGCGGGCAAGCCGACTCGTCTGCAGGGTGCGTTCATCAGCGACGAGGAGATCCACGGCGTCGTCGACTTCGCCAAGAACCAGGCCGAACCCGAATACCAAGAGGGCGTGACCGCGGCCAAACCGGGCGAGAAGAAGGACGTCGACCCCGATATCGGCGACGACCTGGACGTCTTCCTGCAGGCGGTGGAACTGGTGGTCACCTCCCAGTTCGGGTCCACCTCCATGCTGCAGCGCAAGTTGCGGGTCGGTTTCGCCAAGGCGGGGCGGCTGATGGATCTCATGGAGACCAGGGGCGTGGTCGGCCCGAGCGAGGGCTCCAAGGCACGTGACGTGCTCGTTAAACCCGATGAGCTGGAAGGGTTGCTGTGGTCGATCCGCGGCGGCGGCGAGAGCGGCGATCCGTCCCAGCCACAGGAGTGA
- a CDS encoding TerC family protein, whose product MQVTALEWLITIAVILGLFVFDFYAHVRTPHEPTFRESGFWSAVYIGLALAFGGLVAWKWGSTYAGEYYAGFVTEKALSVDNLFVFLIIMSTFAVPRIYQQKVLLIGIVIALVMRGLFIGVGAAAISAFSWVFYLFGLFLIYTAVKLMRESGHEVEVEEKRDSRIVALTKRILPTTDEYDGDKLVTRIDGRRVVTPLLLALLAIGFADLLFALDSIPAIYGLTEQPYLVFTANAFALMGLRQLYFLIGGLLDRLVYLSYGLAAILAFIGVKLVLHALHENTLPFVNGGEHVAVPEISTPVSLSVILTILVVATIASLIRTRTRVGR is encoded by the coding sequence ATGCAGGTAACCGCACTCGAATGGTTGATCACCATCGCGGTGATACTCGGATTGTTCGTCTTCGACTTCTATGCGCACGTCCGCACCCCGCACGAGCCGACGTTCCGGGAATCCGGATTCTGGTCCGCGGTCTACATCGGGCTGGCGCTGGCCTTCGGCGGCCTGGTTGCCTGGAAGTGGGGCTCGACCTACGCCGGGGAGTACTACGCAGGCTTCGTCACCGAGAAGGCGCTCTCGGTGGACAACCTGTTCGTCTTCCTGATCATCATGTCCACCTTCGCGGTGCCGCGGATCTACCAGCAGAAGGTGCTGCTGATCGGCATCGTGATCGCCCTGGTGATGCGTGGGCTGTTCATCGGCGTCGGCGCCGCCGCGATCAGCGCGTTCAGCTGGGTGTTCTACCTGTTCGGCTTGTTCCTCATCTACACCGCGGTCAAGCTGATGCGGGAGAGCGGCCACGAGGTCGAGGTCGAGGAGAAGCGCGACAGCCGCATCGTCGCGCTGACCAAGCGGATCCTGCCCACCACCGACGAGTACGACGGCGACAAGCTGGTGACCAGGATCGACGGACGTCGCGTGGTCACGCCGCTGCTGCTGGCGCTGCTGGCCATCGGTTTCGCCGACCTGCTGTTCGCCCTGGACTCCATCCCGGCCATCTACGGTCTGACCGAGCAGCCCTACCTCGTGTTCACCGCGAACGCCTTCGCGCTGATGGGCTTGCGGCAGCTGTACTTCCTGATCGGCGGGCTGCTCGACCGGCTGGTCTACCTGTCCTACGGCTTGGCCGCCATCCTCGCGTTCATCGGCGTGAAGCTGGTGCTGCACGCCCTGCACGAGAACACCTTGCCGTTCGTCAACGGCGGCGAGCACGTCGCGGTCCCGGAGATCTCCACGCCGGTCTCGCTGAGCGTCATCCTGACCATCCTGGTCGTCGCCACGATCGCGAGCCTGATCCGGACGCGCACCCGGGTCGGCCGCTAG
- a CDS encoding YciI family protein produces MPIFAVHYVYSESTAAGRDIHRPDHRAWLAGLLEAGTLLSSGPYPDGSGALLIFRSEDAGALKDLLTQDPFATAGLIDDVRAVEWAPVFGAFTS; encoded by the coding sequence GTGCCGATCTTCGCCGTTCACTACGTCTACTCCGAGTCCACCGCGGCCGGCCGCGACATCCACCGTCCCGACCACCGCGCGTGGCTGGCCGGCCTGCTCGAGGCCGGCACCCTGCTCAGCAGCGGTCCGTACCCGGACGGGTCCGGCGCGCTGCTGATCTTCCGGTCGGAGGACGCGGGTGCGCTGAAGGACCTGCTCACGCAGGATCCGTTCGCCACGGCGGGCCTGATCGACGACGTCCGTGCGGTCGAGTGGGCCCCCGTGTTCGGCGCCTTCACGTCCTGA